From one Amycolatopsis sp. FDAARGOS 1241 genomic stretch:
- a CDS encoding polyprenyl synthetase family protein translates to MSTSAVPVASGLPPSLESARSIVWPLLEERVRALQPDLAQVCLYHLGLTDGGGGTSKLVRAGLMMAAAAGLDLPPREVGTEATAVELLHNSTLLHDDIIDDDRTRRGQPSAWSAFGVPLAVLAGDAMQAAGLRMALDSGDRQARLAADAISLVLAGQTDELMLSEDPAASVAQFEQVATRKTSALLECCLTAPALRADATDAALAALRSAGHHLGIAWQAANDLEDIWGDPAVTGKPARGDLKRRNLTLPVLTTLAADGPAGTRLRQLWRSADTTATHLDEMAGLIEQIGGRQAAQDLSRHHLDQALNYVSHAGLTAAGTDELRTLFHLIVHRTT, encoded by the coding sequence ATGAGTACATCCGCTGTACCGGTCGCATCAGGGCTGCCGCCCTCGCTGGAGAGCGCCCGCTCGATCGTCTGGCCACTGCTTGAAGAGCGGGTTCGCGCGCTGCAGCCGGATTTGGCCCAGGTCTGCCTCTACCACCTCGGCCTCACCGACGGCGGAGGCGGGACGAGCAAGCTGGTGCGGGCCGGCCTCATGATGGCGGCCGCAGCCGGCCTGGACCTGCCGCCACGGGAAGTGGGCACCGAGGCCACCGCCGTCGAGCTGCTGCACAACTCGACCCTCCTCCACGACGACATCATCGACGACGACCGGACGCGCCGCGGGCAGCCGTCCGCGTGGTCGGCGTTCGGCGTGCCGCTGGCAGTGCTGGCCGGCGACGCGATGCAGGCCGCCGGCTTACGGATGGCGCTCGACAGCGGGGACCGGCAGGCGCGCCTGGCCGCCGACGCGATCAGCCTGGTCCTCGCCGGACAAACCGACGAGCTGATGCTCAGCGAAGACCCCGCCGCGAGCGTCGCGCAGTTCGAGCAGGTCGCCACCCGGAAAACGAGCGCCCTGCTCGAATGCTGCCTCACCGCACCCGCACTCCGGGCCGACGCGACCGATGCCGCGCTCGCGGCGCTACGCAGCGCGGGGCACCACCTCGGCATCGCCTGGCAGGCCGCCAACGACCTCGAGGACATCTGGGGAGACCCCGCCGTCACCGGCAAACCGGCCCGCGGTGATCTCAAACGCCGCAACCTGACCCTGCCCGTCCTGACCACCCTGGCCGCCGACGGGCCCGCGGGCACCCGGCTGCGCCAGCTGTGGCGCAGCGCCGACACCACCGCGACGCACCTGGACGAGATGGCCGGCCTCATCGAACAAATCGGGGGTCGTCAAGCGGCCCAAGACCTGTCGCGCCACCACCTGGACCAGGCGCTCAACTACGTCAGCCACGCCGGGCTGACTGCAGCCGGCACGGACGAGCTGCGCACCTTGTTCCACCTCATCGTCCATCGCACGACCTGA
- a CDS encoding UbiA family prenyltransferase: MLTDGTAGTDRGRRGVGHGMSRLRSVAGRLRGEVDLTWRMIADNLIAGLLPPIVFSLAASVHGGLPAAELLVGVGKAAVLGLLFSYLTDSSNQARSGEEDALNKPYRPIPAGLATAAGLARRFWVAMAICLLLAWVFGVWPWILIWQVVVVLQYRWPSPRHYLWWKPLSNLSYQVVVPAYGWRLSAPLDATVWSWIAIFSGYFTLAFIYEDVRDMAGDRAVGRRTPALVFGPTFVRRWFASIIVLLPFVVYFGLARVSGAQDWRGAASAAVLAILAWTCAARALLRHGRPADRRTFQLYFLTWGLTLATAPLLLA, translated from the coding sequence ATGCTGACCGACGGGACGGCAGGCACCGACCGCGGGCGGCGCGGTGTCGGGCACGGTATGTCGCGGCTGCGGTCCGTCGCTGGCCGCTTGCGCGGTGAGGTGGATCTGACCTGGCGCATGATCGCCGACAACCTGATCGCCGGTCTCCTGCCGCCCATCGTGTTTTCGCTTGCCGCCAGTGTCCATGGCGGACTGCCCGCTGCGGAACTTCTGGTGGGCGTCGGGAAAGCGGCCGTGCTGGGGCTGCTGTTCAGCTACCTCACGGACTCGTCGAACCAGGCCCGCTCCGGAGAGGAAGATGCGCTCAACAAGCCGTATCGCCCCATCCCGGCCGGCCTGGCCACCGCGGCCGGCCTCGCGCGCCGGTTCTGGGTGGCGATGGCGATCTGTCTCCTGCTCGCGTGGGTCTTCGGCGTGTGGCCGTGGATCCTGATCTGGCAGGTCGTCGTGGTGCTGCAGTATCGCTGGCCTTCTCCTCGACACTACCTGTGGTGGAAGCCGCTTTCCAATCTCTCGTACCAGGTCGTAGTGCCCGCTTACGGCTGGCGGCTCTCGGCCCCGCTCGACGCCACCGTGTGGAGCTGGATCGCGATCTTTTCGGGCTACTTCACCCTCGCCTTCATCTACGAGGACGTCCGCGACATGGCCGGCGACCGCGCCGTCGGGCGGCGCACCCCGGCGCTGGTGTTCGGCCCCACCTTCGTGCGCCGCTGGTTCGCCAGCATCATCGTGTTGCTGCCCTTCGTGGTCTATTTCGGGCTCGCTCGCGTGTCGGGCGCCCAGGACTGGAGAGGTGCGGCCAGCGCCGCAGTGCTCGCGATCCTGGCCTGGACCTGCGCTGCGCGAGCCCTGCTGCGACACGGTCGTCCCGCCGACCGGCGCACCTTCCAGCTGTACTTCCTGACCTGGGGCCTCACTCTCGCGACCGCACCGCTGCTGCTGGCATGA
- a CDS encoding polyprenyl synthetase family protein: protein MRQASSTVASLAGELLMRAQRRVLPALRAHVDRLPLQQRHWVAFHFGWSDAAGKPVTGARAGKGLRPALVYAAAEAAGGTHDRLDEVAAAVELVHNFCILHDDVIDQDRERRGRPTVWAEFGTTAGVLSGDAVLALALGCLDEVNLARRLCQAVQDLVRGEALDVEYESRPDLTTEDYVLMARLKTGSLMGAACALGAAAAGAGPEVITRMDRFGRSLGLAFQVADDLLGLFGDPVITGKPVGADLRRRKWTHPVLVALSSQDPAARPLKTLYRSTTQPNDEQVAECVRAMEQTGARNVSREAALAALADAEGHLDGAGLDPLRTAPLRTIAATVVDRSC, encoded by the coding sequence ATGAGGCAAGCCAGCTCGACTGTCGCGTCACTCGCGGGAGAATTGCTGATGCGGGCACAACGGAGGGTGTTGCCAGCTCTGCGCGCCCACGTGGACCGTCTCCCGCTCCAGCAACGTCACTGGGTGGCGTTTCACTTCGGCTGGAGCGACGCCGCCGGGAAACCGGTCACCGGCGCACGCGCAGGGAAGGGGTTGCGGCCCGCGCTGGTCTACGCCGCGGCGGAGGCGGCCGGGGGGACGCACGATCGGCTCGACGAGGTGGCCGCCGCGGTGGAGCTGGTGCACAACTTCTGCATCCTGCACGACGACGTGATCGATCAGGATCGGGAGCGGCGTGGCCGCCCCACCGTGTGGGCGGAGTTCGGGACGACTGCGGGGGTGCTGTCCGGTGACGCGGTGCTGGCGCTGGCGCTGGGGTGTCTCGACGAGGTGAACCTTGCGCGCCGGCTGTGCCAGGCGGTCCAGGATCTGGTCCGGGGCGAGGCGCTGGACGTCGAGTACGAGTCGCGGCCTGATCTCACCACCGAGGACTACGTGCTGATGGCCCGGCTCAAAACCGGATCCCTGATGGGCGCGGCGTGCGCGCTGGGCGCCGCCGCGGCCGGCGCGGGCCCCGAGGTCATCACCCGGATGGATCGCTTCGGCCGTTCCCTCGGCCTGGCCTTCCAGGTCGCCGATGACCTGCTCGGGCTCTTCGGTGACCCGGTGATCACCGGCAAACCCGTCGGAGCGGATCTCCGTCGCCGCAAGTGGACCCATCCGGTGCTCGTCGCCCTGTCCTCCCAGGATCCGGCCGCGAGGCCGTTGAAGACCCTCTATCGGAGCACCACACAGCCCAACGACGAACAGGTGGCCGAGTGTGTCCGCGCCATGGAGCAGACCGGTGCTCGCAACGTCAGCAGGGAAGCCGCGCTCGCCGCGCTCGCCGACGCCGAGGGCCATCTTGACGGCGCGGGGCTGGATCCCTTGCGGACGGCTCCGCTGCGCACGATCGCCGCCACGGTGGTGGATCGCTCATGCTGA
- a CDS encoding UvrD-helicase domain-containing protein yields the protein MQCSTAHALAYRASGHVFAERMDLPRMSTAKLAQLMGITMSVTIGERKLKSSTLCFLAKETVLRYCYSADEVITREHVPWPRGISGEDQHDQLAELLVQIAGRMWADLQNPDKGKVPFKPDHYLKMWALRRPRFHGDFLLLDEAHDTNPCVEQVFLAQSEHAQLVMVGDSAQAIYGWRGAPDVMTGFAGNQLALSHSFRFGDAVAAEANRRLAIADAPIRLTGSPAVESRLDTVEDPDAILCRTNGGAIAEILTPLAAGRRVALAGRADDLHQPAEAARDLQAGLPHHPPTGSCCCLPPGPKCRTTPSGTPTGATCSRSST from the coding sequence GTGCAGTGCTCGACCGCGCATGCGCTGGCCTACCGCGCGAGTGGGCACGTCTTCGCCGAGCGGATGGACCTGCCGCGGATGTCGACGGCGAAGCTCGCGCAGCTGATGGGCATCACGATGAGCGTGACGATCGGCGAGCGGAAGCTGAAGTCCTCGACGCTGTGCTTTCTGGCGAAGGAGACGGTGCTGCGGTACTGCTACTCCGCCGACGAGGTCATCACCCGCGAGCACGTGCCCTGGCCCCGGGGCATCAGCGGCGAGGACCAGCACGATCAGCTCGCCGAGCTGCTGGTGCAGATCGCGGGGCGGATGTGGGCGGACCTGCAGAACCCCGACAAGGGCAAGGTGCCGTTCAAGCCCGACCACTACCTGAAGATGTGGGCCCTGCGCCGCCCCCGCTTCCACGGCGACTTCCTGCTGCTGGACGAGGCCCACGACACCAACCCCTGCGTCGAGCAGGTGTTCCTGGCCCAGAGCGAGCACGCGCAGCTGGTCATGGTCGGCGACTCCGCGCAGGCCATCTACGGCTGGCGCGGCGCCCCCGACGTGATGACCGGCTTCGCCGGCAACCAGCTCGCCCTGTCACACTCGTTCCGCTTCGGCGACGCGGTCGCCGCCGAAGCCAACCGACGGCTCGCCATCGCCGACGCCCCGATCCGCCTCACCGGCTCCCCCGCCGTGGAAAGCCGCCTCGACACCGTCGAGGACCCCGACGCGATCCTGTGCCGCACCAACGGCGGCGCGATCGCCGAGATCCTCACCCCGCTCGCCGCCGGACGCCGCGTCGCCCTCGCCGGCCGCGCCGACGACCTGCACCAGCCGGCCGAGGCCGCACGCGACCTGCAGGCCGGCTTGCCCCACCACCCACCCACCGGGAGCTGCTGCTGTTTGCCACCCGGGCCGAAGTGCAGGACTACGCCGAGCGGGACCCCGACGGGCGCGACCTGCTCCCGTTCGTCGACGTGA
- a CDS encoding 3'-5' exonuclease, translating to MQDYAERDPDGRDLLPFVDVIDEHGVDVVLETLGQLTAESHAEVTVSTAHAAKGREWSAVRIADDFPEPVDPENTTVDGDPIPAEIEPAEARLAYVAVTRAQHRLDLGGLSWINQHPDGNPTDPPLAA from the coding sequence GTGCAGGACTACGCCGAGCGGGACCCCGACGGGCGCGACCTGCTCCCGTTCGTCGACGTGATCGACGAACACGGCGTCGACGTCGTGCTGGAGACCCTGGGCCAGCTCACCGCCGAGTCCCACGCTGAGGTCACCGTCTCCACCGCCCACGCCGCGAAGGGCCGCGAGTGGTCGGCGGTGCGCATCGCCGACGACTTCCCCGAACCGGTCGACCCCGAGAACACCACCGTCGACGGCGACCCGATCCCGGCCGAGATCGAACCGGCCGAAGCCCGCCTCGCCTACGTCGCGGTCACCCGCGCCCAGCACCGCCTCGACCTCGGCGGGCTGTCCTGGATCAACCAGCACCCCGACGGGAACCCCACCGATCCGCCGCTCGCGGCATGA
- a CDS encoding SAM-dependent methyltransferase has protein sequence MPSDATRQDPNAPVGVDPNRASVARVYDALLGGKDNYEVDRQVVRELTAAMPDVVDLAVENRAFLIRVCRFIASQTGVLQYLDCGSGLPTAENTHQVVQRIAPESKVVYVDNDELVVAHGRALLEENESTRFIKGDIFDPRSILDDEVVQGHLDWSEPIALFQMATLHHHKGERHRPAEVMHEYIEALPSGSYVALTHILDPEGEDTEAMRNLEEAVRNGSLGGATARTRAEITELFDNLELVPPGLVELVNWWPDGPRLKPLNVAQRLFAGGVARKL, from the coding sequence ATGCCATCGGACGCCACGCGGCAGGACCCGAACGCACCGGTGGGGGTCGACCCGAACCGGGCGAGCGTCGCGAGGGTGTACGACGCGTTGCTGGGTGGTAAGGACAACTACGAGGTCGACCGGCAGGTCGTGCGGGAACTGACCGCGGCCATGCCCGACGTGGTCGATCTCGCGGTCGAGAACCGCGCGTTCCTCATCCGCGTCTGCCGGTTCATCGCGAGCCAGACCGGTGTCCTGCAATACCTCGACTGCGGTTCGGGGCTGCCGACCGCGGAGAACACGCACCAGGTCGTGCAGCGGATCGCGCCGGAGTCGAAGGTCGTGTACGTGGACAACGACGAGCTGGTGGTCGCGCACGGGCGGGCACTGCTGGAAGAGAACGAGTCCACCCGCTTCATCAAGGGCGACATCTTCGACCCGCGCAGCATTCTCGACGACGAAGTGGTGCAGGGGCACCTCGACTGGAGCGAGCCGATCGCCCTGTTCCAGATGGCGACGCTGCACCACCACAAGGGTGAGCGGCACCGCCCGGCCGAGGTGATGCACGAGTACATCGAGGCGCTGCCATCCGGTTCCTACGTGGCGCTCACGCACATCCTCGACCCCGAGGGCGAGGACACCGAGGCGATGCGCAACCTCGAGGAGGCGGTACGCAACGGCTCCCTCGGCGGAGCCACAGCCCGTACGCGGGCCGAGATCACGGAACTGTTCGACAACCTCGAGCTCGTGCCGCCCGGCCTGGTCGAGCTGGTGAACTGGTGGCCGGACGGTCCGCGGCTCAAGCCGCTCAACGTCGCCCAGCGGCTGTTCGCCGGCGGCGTCGCCCGCAAGCTCTGA
- a CDS encoding transposase has product MHRLVDGNGRPLVTLVGPGQAGDAPMFPHLMRHLRIRRAGRGRARSGSHPADWVRGDKAYSSRAIRRHLRARSITAVIPEPADQVGHRKRRGSRGGRPPGFDPVDYRGRSGLPCGKRLRGVPGHLAEYPTE; this is encoded by the coding sequence GTGCACCGCCTCGTCGATGGGAACGGCCGACCGCTGGTAACTCTGGTCGGTCCCGGCCAGGCCGGGGACGCGCCGATGTTCCCGCATCTGATGCGGCATCTGCGCATCCGCCGGGCCGGCCGCGGTCGGGCGCGGTCGGGCTCGCACCCGGCTGACTGGGTCCGCGGTGACAAGGCCTACTCCTCACGCGCGATCCGCCGGCACTTGCGTGCCCGCAGCATCACCGCCGTGATCCCCGAGCCTGCCGATCAGGTCGGGCACCGCAAACGCCGGGGTTCCCGCGGCGGCCGCCCACCCGGGTTCGACCCGGTCGACTACCGCGGCCGGTCGGGCCTACCTTGTGGCAAACGACTTCGTGGGGTTCCCGGACATCTCGCGGAGTATCCAACGGAATAG
- a CDS encoding FAD-dependent oxidoreductase gives MDLTRCQGYAQCAFLAPEVFRMHGDEALTYNPEPDDAQRERVLRAAAACPVQALRVDHIDDRDAPVRAVSAPEAAIGLPRARLPQAPSPGTSGPKPTGWRDAVMEAFRRGGRIVIVGSSLAGLAAAVTLRREGFTGSLTMVGEEPYLPYDRPPLSKQVLDGWIPPDGTRLPYGAELDAQWLLGVRATGLDVIGKQILLGDGGTVGYDRLLIATGTRARRWSDEGEAALDGVLVLRTRDDAAALRRRLAERPQRVVVIGAGFTGCEVASACRQLSLPVTLVERGPTPLSGALGGVVGAVAAELHREHGVDLRCGVTVTSLEGDDAGRLRRVHLSDGTTVDTDVAVVALGAVRNTEWLEGSGLAAGSGGVGCDAGCRVFDANGVTTDDVFVAGDVARFPHPLYDYQLLALEHWGNAVDQAQVAAHNMVNTPTRRWPYLPSPVFWSRQFDTNVKSVGVPTFADEVVIAQGSVAERRFVAAYGYRGRITAAVTFNQAKWLEFHQRQIETAAPFPPAFRPAGEQPVPAQLPDRRIRDRQATVVVTGHDPSERRARLIHHH, from the coding sequence GTGGACCTCACTCGCTGTCAGGGCTATGCGCAATGCGCATTCCTTGCCCCCGAAGTTTTCCGGATGCACGGCGACGAGGCACTGACGTACAACCCGGAGCCGGACGACGCGCAGCGCGAGCGGGTGTTGCGGGCGGCGGCGGCCTGCCCGGTGCAGGCTCTGCGGGTCGACCACATCGATGACCGGGATGCTCCCGTCCGGGCTGTGTCGGCGCCCGAGGCAGCGATCGGTTTGCCGCGAGCACGGTTGCCCCAAGCACCGTCGCCAGGTACCTCTGGACCGAAGCCGACCGGGTGGCGGGATGCCGTGATGGAGGCTTTCCGGCGCGGCGGTCGCATTGTGATCGTGGGTTCGTCCCTGGCCGGACTGGCCGCCGCGGTGACTTTGCGCCGGGAGGGTTTCACCGGCTCACTGACCATGGTCGGGGAGGAGCCGTACCTACCGTATGACCGTCCACCGCTGTCGAAGCAGGTGTTGGACGGGTGGATTCCACCCGATGGCACGAGATTGCCCTACGGCGCAGAGCTGGACGCACAGTGGCTGCTGGGAGTTCGGGCTACCGGGCTCGATGTGATCGGCAAACAGATCTTGCTCGGTGATGGCGGGACGGTCGGCTATGACCGACTGCTGATCGCCACCGGGACTCGTGCCCGCCGGTGGTCCGACGAAGGCGAGGCCGCGCTCGACGGGGTGCTCGTGCTGCGCACCCGCGACGACGCCGCCGCCCTGCGCCGGCGGCTGGCCGAGCGGCCCCAGCGGGTGGTGGTCATCGGCGCCGGCTTCACCGGTTGTGAGGTCGCCTCCGCGTGCCGGCAGCTGAGTCTCCCGGTGACGCTGGTCGAACGGGGACCGACGCCCCTCTCGGGGGCCCTGGGCGGAGTGGTCGGCGCGGTAGCCGCCGAACTGCACCGCGAACACGGCGTCGACCTGCGCTGCGGCGTCACCGTGACCTCCCTGGAAGGCGACGATGCGGGTCGGCTCCGCCGCGTCCACCTCTCCGACGGCACCACGGTCGACACCGACGTGGCTGTGGTGGCACTCGGCGCGGTCCGCAACACCGAATGGCTGGAGGGTTCCGGCTTGGCCGCCGGCAGCGGCGGGGTGGGCTGCGACGCCGGGTGCCGGGTCTTCGACGCCAACGGGGTCACCACCGACGATGTCTTTGTCGCCGGTGACGTGGCGCGGTTTCCGCACCCGCTGTACGACTACCAACTCCTGGCGCTGGAGCACTGGGGCAACGCCGTCGACCAGGCCCAGGTCGCCGCCCACAACATGGTCAACACGCCAACCAGGCGGTGGCCCTACCTGCCCAGCCCGGTGTTCTGGTCGAGGCAGTTCGACACCAACGTCAAGTCGGTGGGAGTGCCCACCTTCGCCGACGAAGTCGTCATCGCCCAGGGGTCGGTGGCCGAGCGCCGATTCGTCGCCGCCTACGGCTACCGGGGGCGCATCACCGCCGCGGTCACGTTCAACCAAGCCAAATGGCTCGAGTTTCACCAGCGTCAGATCGAGACGGCCGCGCCGTTCCCACCCGCATTCCGCCCGGCCGGCGAGCAGCCCGTACCGGCGCAACTGCCCGACCGCCGGATCCGCGACCGGCAAGCCACCGTGGTGGTGACGGGCCACGACCCCAGCGAACGCCGCGCCCGGCTGATCCACCACCACTGA